The Erigeron canadensis isolate Cc75 chromosome 1, C_canadensis_v1, whole genome shotgun sequence genome segment tatattctATAATCATAATTTGTTACAATTTTAAAGCTTTCTATTCAAATTAAGAAAATTACTCCCTACATGTCTTGTCAAGTTCAAAATCTATATGTGGTAAAAGGGTGATGGCGACTGATTTGGTTGATTACCAGTTCTAAATTTGTTATTGGTAGAATAATTAAAACtgaaaatggtttggaaaagtatatatagaaataatacaaataaaaaatggtAAGTTTGATGGGTAATATAGTATAATGACTATactaaaagatttaaaaattaaaattgatcaaaatgCTTTATAGTAGGGTTATCAATCAGCTCGATCTAGAGGGGTTATTAATTAGGTTGAAATTCTTTGGCCTTAACCCAACTCACTATAAGTTTCAGATCAACATTGGGCCCGTCCGGGTCTACCTAATCGACTAGATTAAAACATGGTTTAGCGGGTTGAGAAGTCAAATATGTTGGTTTTGGGTCAAGTAATTTTAATGTTCATACTTTCAAGTTGGTTGGTTTTGATCAAGCAAGTCAAATGGATCTGTAATTTaagctattatatatatatatatatattgccggtagagtagagagaaaaaaagaatgaattctTTTGCTTCTGATTTGCTGagagttttattttcttgtattctgaTTGGTTGGATTatatttagaaaatagaaattattaaatgtcatttttatattCGGTAACAACTGAATTTAAAGAGAAACTATAGAAAATAGATTCAAATTGTAAATGAGTTGGAAAtcttttaatataacttaacaTTCATAAACTCATACTTCTGTAATACATCTGTTTATTTATCaacaataattatttatttttccttaCTAAAATAAACATTCAATGAACTAATATTAGATACATTCTATTCTGTTCTaagattataaaattaattaaaaatcctTTAATTTAATACGGTATGTCTgtttctaaaatatttataaagttgttttttgtttaaactCTATCCTCGTGGCATTTCACACTTTAGTGAAATTGGCTTAATATAATGGTGCATGTGTTTCTAGAatgtttataaagtttttttgtttatactcTATCCTCGCGACATTTCACATTTTAGTGAAATCGGCTATCGAGAGTTGAAGAGTTAGCCCTAATTGATTAACCGAATTTATCTTATTATTGGCATGAAGTGTTTTGTAAAAAGGATTGAATAAAATAACGCAAGTAATTCAACACTTTAACTActttcaaatataatataattagatGTTCATTACCAAAAAATACGTTTCTCCTAAACAACTCATGGAACTTGAAAAAAACTAtcaataatatcattaaaaacttaaaaattttgattggCGGGTCGACTTAACAACTTGAAAACTCAACGTGGACCGATCCGAGAAATCATGTTGGTAGGTTAACAGGTTGAAAATATCTGATAGTTTCAAGTCGGGTTTCAAGTTGAGTCAAGTATTGACAGTCTGGCTATTGCCTATAAACAACTTAATCATTCATTTACAACATTTTAATGGAGTAATGTATAAATTCCCTATACATACacaatagttaatatttattaaaactatttataataaatatttttcaaactataattataatcttttttttcaataataataattttaaactataaaaggtCATAAAACCCGCTTTATGTGTATCAAACccattctatatatattttagttgaaATTGTAGAAgtgtttaaagattatcttaaatgtatgtttgatttcattttaaACATCATTTCGGGTATTAAACTAGGGCGGGTTGAAATTTAATATCAGACACTTCAACCTGGATCCAACTCCGGTCGACCCGAGTCGACTTGACTAATACATGGGTTGGTGAGTTCACATGGGTTGGCGAGTTCATAGGTTAATCAACagcttattttaatttttaaataaaaatatcaaatcaacTTTTTTTGTGGTTTATAAAAGGTATGTAGATATGTAAATAACCGCTATTGTTAGTAAGGCTATCAATGAGTTCGGGTTGGCGTGTTGACGGGTAAAAAACCTGtgaccctaacccaacccattAAAAATTCCAGGTTATAAATTTCAACTCTTACCTACAACATGTCAACCCAAACCAACCCGTCAACTTGAAAAAAATTGGTTTAGCGGGTTAATAGGTCGAGTTTTCAATTGTCGGGTCAAAtaggttggtgggttgacgggttggcGACTTAATATTAGGTCAAATAGGCCATATGGGTTATGGGTTGGTGGGTCGatttcaggtcaaatgggttgatggGTCGACctgtttaaaaaattatataaacttaaaaatattttcacgtTGGAGGGTCGACCTGTTAACCCAATAGGTCAACCGTAACCTAACTCGAAAAATAAGGTTAGTGGGTTCGCAGTTTGAGATTTCACAACCCTAACTCGGTTATTTTCGTGCGGGTTCCAGTTTTGGTTTCGGGTTGAGTCGAGTATTGACAGTCCAAATTGTTATGGCTGTCAATCGGCTCGATCTGTAACGAGTAGGCTTTAGGTCAAATACTCAAGTGGGTTTAACGGGTCAAATATGTTGTTTTCGggtaacccggtcaccgaccgggtattaatctagttggTGTTGGTGGGTTGACCTTATAACTCGGTAAGCCAATCTGAACCAGAACTAAGAAAAATCAGGTTAGTGGGTTGGTGGGTCAAAAATAACCAAacttttttggattttatgaGTACGGTTTTAGGTCGGGTTTTAAGTCGGATTGAGTATTGACAAATGACAACCCTTCTTTATACTATAATGTAGATAGATATAAACATTGAATTTATTATACTTAAActtatcgtatatcattacttGGTTTATATTTTATGAGAACGTGTAGAACATGTTTTAGAAACTCTAAAGATAAATCAGTTGTTTCTTACCCGGTTACCGACcgagtattaatctagttatataaTGTAAGAATTACTTTTCATAATTAATGAcgtattaaatttattaaattaaagttaaacctaaaaaggttaaataaggtatatattTCATCAAGttgatctaatggctctaattgaaatttaaattgATCTAAGGGtccaaatttttatattttgaaattaaggtttctcttttatatatatttagaaatacTAATTATCCTAGTCCAACATTACTAATACTACCAATAATCGTAATGAgtgtttattttaaaaattaagaataatttgtaattagttaataaatctCACAAGATTATAACAGACGATTTTAGATTGTCCAACACACTaatatctatattaaaagtctcataaaataattaagcatttttcttatttcaATATACCcctttatatttacttttaattttaagtttttgtacCAATTTGCTTAAACTGCCAAATCAACGTCACCGTCATCATCGTCGTTGCTACCACCAATCGCCACCACCAACGCATGCCATGACCACCCATCACCGTCACTATTACACCGCAGCATTGCGCGGATGCCCTTCTAGTCAATTAAGTTATGTTTGTTAGTTATTgttgaaatatttaaatatagaCATGATTAGGTATACCACCTAAACatattgtataaataaaagtttgttaaataatttcaaatttttaaaacacttattctatttttttttcaatagaGATGACATTTACAATGAACTGTATAAGTAATACATACATATGATTACTATACTTTTTATTAGATTTGTGAATATATCACTTCGTGTATAAGTGAATTTtgctgaaaacttcgtgtcgtgattcgacaatgggaggtctaacatacgttgccTTAACCAAGTTTGTGTTAGAGAGCTCTCTTGAACttgaaatgtctatttcaaatccTCGATTGGGGAAAACCCCTTACTAATCCATCCAGAGGCACGACGATTAGCATGGGTCAACCTtgcccctcagacttgaacatggGTATACCCCAGTCAAACCCTCATAAAAGGACTTCCTATGTCCTCCTCAAGACCTGAACACAATACCTCTTAAATGGGGATGGCCTTTCAACCATTGAACTAAAGTTCCTCAATATTTTTTCGTCGTTTTCGTTAAATGGAACGAGCATGGTATCTGCGTGTTGTTACGGATATCATGGATGGAGGTAGCCGGGGTGTTGGTGATGATGGACAACGGCGGTGGTGATTGACGGAAATAAAGGGGTGTGTTTTGTTTTggtatatagaaagaaaaaatactttgtgtgtgtgttgtttttGGCAGAGAAAAAGATAATTatgatatttgtgttttgttttaaggGATAGGCAAATTGATAATATTCCATGTCTCAAAATTCTAAACTTTCAACACCACCCGTATAATTTTGTAAGAGAGTATACATAATCTGTTTCTCGGAGTTCTAAAACTATCTATCAAaatccctttttttttataaattctaAAGTGATACATAAGGGGCAAGGGTATAGTCGGCAAAAATCATCCGCAAAAAGCATCGGCTAAATCGGCAAACCTATAACACATGCATCGATTTATTTTggcaagtttaatcggcaagcaacatcggctagttttggccgattcgagtgaacgttgggagcgtatgaaagtgaccgttttttttttttgttttttgtttttagtgattGTGAACGTTGGAGtgtctgtttttttttccttctttttctaACTTCTATATAAACATACACATATTTTGCAACGCCCCTAACTTACATAACgtacaaaatgatatcaaaaggaACTTAAAGGACAAAAGGGGCATTAATCTTATTCAAATCAAACCAAAGTCAAAGtaacaaaatattcaaaagTACTTATAATCCAACATAAAGAACTAGAACTCTAAGGCCAAAGGTGCTAGGTCCAAATCGTTCTACACTCTTCGCTCGTCCCCAATGCCCCCTGGATTACCTGccgtataagaaagaaaaaaagaatatggCTGAGCAAAAACCCAGTGAGCGGATACGACAATAGTAGGAGTATAGTATAAAAAgtgaaacatatttttaataataaacttattttcgaaacaaacttatttcaaatcaatgtacaaatatgtataatttccacaatatattatacatcaaatatatatatatatatatatatcaaaatataaaaccAAGTTTCATAAAATAATGCATCTAAGAGTCGAACAAATAAGGGCCGAATGAAATAATAGGGTAGCTACTCCACTAATCATTCATTTATGGTGCGAAACGTCTCGTCTGACACTACGATAAGCGCCCACCATCAAACAAATATTACCTAGGACCGATCCATACGCCTCCtatcaaatataatataatgagctCGAACCACACCGGGTTATCAAAAGGAGACGCCGTAGAACAAATCAAATACACCCCTACGGACGGTGCCACGTCATCGGTGTCACGATAACGCGCCCATGGAACCCCCATGGATAGGTTACCCTTACATGCATATCTTAAGAAACCGTTTTGaccacttatatatataaatatatcgaATAAGTTTTTAAGAAACAAATGAATTTTTGAACAATTAGAATAAAATATTGTAAGacatttaaatataaacataaaattacatCTCTATCACTCCATAATATGCGAcagtattaattttaattttcgttAATCGAGGGACATATATGAGTGTACGAATTGGGGAACACTTGTGCAAATCACCGCATCAAATGTAACACCCAAAACGCAACTCTTTCAGGACTATTATCAAATTGGGTTTCAAGAGATGGTTTTGACAcacttaatatatatcaaaaatattataattttcgaATCAACAAATATATTCAAAGgttaacaaacaaatattttttcaaaGGATATATCGAATCCATACaaatttcacaaaatttaaatgaAGCTTTGAGAAGAAGATATTACCAGAAGGATCCTAATACCACCTAGAATATCCGTACCTTATCGTCGATCACAAATATTGCCAAAACGAGGGAATCACCGAAGGAATATGATCACCTATCCAAATCTAACAAATACGAAAGTATAagcacaaaatatatttaaataggGAGTATGTAATATCcttgatatttttatgagtttaatatatggtttattttatatacttatcCTTATACAAATTTCGGACCACACATTACGAAATTTTAGAATATTAATTTACTGTTGTGTACAATGATATTTAGAAGCCACGTTTATATATACATCTTCACCTCGATCACACAGTGACCACCAAAACTAATTATTTATCATGTTAAGTCTTATTAATAATCAATAGTTTAGATATAATCATTTCGAATTAGTCACCTGTTAAAAGACTAGCGGCTTGATAAAAATATGCATATACCATCTAGctatttttctataaattagCTTGACAGAAACATGATTCCACTTATAACATGAAAATATTCAAACTTTTCTAAAAACATCATTTAGATACGtacttaaaataatatataaatatacatttaattaaatacaagaaaactcatattgCATCCAAGTTTAAGAAATTaatcattctaaaaatataCAGGTGAACATGatacctaaatatatatatatatatatatatataatattaatcattttaaaagGTTGAAAATGTAATCTTGGCTAGATAACATAATAATTTGTCAacaaccattaaaaaaaaatgactatcaagtgtataaaaattttatacagtttattatatataaaaagaaaaatataaaaggcTTAGTAACTTACCAACAAAATAATACTAGATGATACTAAAGACGTCTTGTACTAATTTACTTTGACAAACAAATTCAACCATATAATTTGTAATTCTTTCTCTGCCccaaatcaaatataaaatccTTCCTTTTTAACCTTTCCCTTCTAGCATTTCAAACGATACATACGACAAGATTTTAACATAAGGTTTGATACTTTGGATGCCTTagcaatatatatatgctaCACACTTTGACAAATTCTCCTGCTCCTATATCCTTGCTATTCCCTTTTTTTTACAGCCTTAAAAgataatttcttttattatagtattatttgtatttgtatagaACAAGATGCAAacgatattttttttatttagagaGTAGATGTTTAGATGTTAAACATTGAGATTGTTTGGTCTAACAATTTATCCTTTTCGTTTCCTTTTTACCCGTAAACTTAAGCATATCAAGAGCCATGTATTTTAATTCCAATTAATTGTCATTACATTACACCTAAAATTCATGAAGACTAGTGTACGTAATTTGAATAGCCATAACCGATTAAGATGCCAATTAACCTTTatcttctatttattttattttgtcatcatgctttactttaaaaaaaaaatttcttagcTACTTCCAATATGTAACAATTTTACTAGTAGGCTACTCCATTCATTACTATAAATAATTAACCttattatgtaattttatttttgtcttaggataaaaagaataattataCAAAGCTTGGGGTAAATTATccctttaattataattaacttatttatattgttttaaatttataggatattacatatttatcaCATATTTACCATCTCAAATACAATCAAACACTAAACAACTATACTATCACATACAATCAAACACCAAACTATCAAATTTCATAAGGCAAAATGTCTAACGATGAACTACCCGTGTATATAATCCCTGAATTCTCATCGTCGTTGTCGTCGTCGTTATCATCGTCTTCTGACGGCTTCGAATTTTTGGCTTCTGTTGCTCTTGCAGCCTTAGAAGAAGACACTGCACACACACGAAGATATATTTGGAGAGATCGACACTCGGCTCATGAAAGATTGATGTCCATGTACTTTGTGGATGAGTCGATGTTTGAGGACGATGTCTTCCATACGAGATATCGTATGTCGAGGaggttgtttttgaaaatcGTGGAAGATATCACTGCATCATTTCCATGGTTTCACTTTTTGGCAAATGCTACGGGTATTAGAGGGTTCTTGGCAATTCAAAAGTGCACGTGCGCGCTACGGCAACTAGCGTACGACAACCTCGCCGACAACTATGATGAGGGGTTGTTGTTCTCTACTACAATGGCACGTGAGTGTCTAGACAACTTTTGCATCGCCATAAAGCATCTTTATGGTGAAGAGAATTTGTGTTCTCCGACTAGCCACGATGTTGCGCGTTTATATGAGGTGCATGAAGCCAGACATCATTTTCTTGGCATGATCGGTAGCATCGACTGTATCCACTGGACTTGGAGAAATTTTCCACATAGTTTGCGTGGGCAATACTACCGGGGTGATCATGAACGCTCGACTATCATACTTGGGGCCGTAGCTTCCTATGATTTATGGTTTTGGCATGCGTATTTCGGTGTTGCAGGGTTAAACAATGACATCAATGTTTTGAAGCAATCGCCATTGTTTATTCCCGAAGTGAATGGGAAGTCTCCTAAGTACGACTTTATCGTAAACGGGCGCCGTTACAACAGAGGATACTATCTAGGGGATGGTATTTACCCACATTGGTCTTGTTTTGTGAAGGCGTATGCTTACCCAGTCGCTCGTTAGGAGAAGATAAAGAGGAAACTTCAAGAGTCCTCGAGAAAAGACGTTGAGCGAGCATTCGGGCTTCTGAAGAACAAGTGGGTTATCATCGATCGACTGGCACAGATGAGGGACAAAGAAAAGATCACTAACGCGATGTATGCGTGtgttattttacatatataacatgATCCTCAAGGACGACGACAACGTGATATCACCGGTGTATATCAGGGATCCTCCTAACGATCTTCGTGCTACCGACCCTAATTTTCTCTATAACTTACGTAACTAAGAGACGCATTACATGTTACGTCGTGATATTACGGAGCACGTGAGAGATATAGATATCGATGTTTAGTgatcttgttttttatttttaagtatttatgtgttttatgttttaaataaatgtgatgttttaattagttgtattgtgttttttaagtttaataaaagtttaaggtttgttttgtaaattttttgcAATTGGCAAGAATTGGCAAAAAAGTGGCACTATAATATCTACTTTGGCAAGTTTTTGGCAAAGTTTGACTTCGACACGTGTCACGTTATGATTGGTTTGAAAGTTGCTAAAACTTGCCAATTAGCCACAAGATCGGCACTACACCATTGCCCCTAATATTCTAAAAGAAGCGCAACAATGCACGGTTATTTCTATTATGGAAATTCCATCGCAGTTGAAACTAGATGGTTTCTTTTCTATTAATTATCACCTAGTAAATAATAGAAGTACTTCTTACATTTGTAGGAGTTGATTATTGGGGGTTGGGTGGGGGGTGTCTCGAATGTTGACTGCTAACTaataattaactctttttaaaaaaaagtaaataatagaAGTAAATACATTAACGATTTAAATTATATCTAATTCCTTGATATTTAATGTTAAGTGTTCATGAGATTAGATAAAATATGTTAAACAGATGACCGACAATGACATAAATTGGTCTGATGagaaaaaaagtatattttatttaagatTTTAGATTTAGATAAccttaaattattatatttaaaaagacGCATGTTAGGTAATTAACACCaggaagtatagatataatCAGCCAATGCCAATAGCTCTTTTGatgatttatttaaataatttttagcTTAatgcttaaataaataaacattatataaaatcaGCCAATGAATCAACTTGTTTGGTACCactcaatatttttttaatcaattcaTAATCATCTTCAACCGACccatatttattatatatctaaaaaaaaagaataaataggCAATTAAAACGAAGTagattttctcatttcatataattaatacatgatttttaattagggtttgctaaatacagctctTAGGGCGGTGTTTAAGatgtataaattgtttgtacatttaccatgaaaatcagggggtgaacttttaatatggaaggtacaagtttttttattcacgttagggctgtatttagcatttctctttttaatttaacaCCTTTTTTCTGACTAAATATGTCATCTTTCTTTAGATATAAAGTGTTTTATTAAGTaactaaatgtataaataatgattgtatgtattaaataaaataaataattgaagattatttatatttattaaatgaaaaaaatgaaatttgatttaatatattaaatgggaAAGAATTcttaaagttattttaatttCACTAGTCAAGTTGAGATAACTTTAGAAAACtcatttccatattaaatttaGTTATTGAGTTATTAAGTACACACTAATTATTCTACATTCTGTTAGAGacattttcaacatttttagATCATGGTCGTTCGGGAAAGGAGCAAGGGAGGTAGCCTAACGGGTGGGAGTGGTTTCCCCAACCCCAAAATTCCCCAAATTTCCACATCACCATCTTTCAATAAAAACCCTCCACCTTAAACTTCCCCAATTCACCCCAAATCACCCCAAAACTATGGCACCACTCACCCCAACCCCAATttccaaatcatcatttttatttctattattttttactctataaatttaaaacataaaaaaacattcattaataattaaaaaaatacataataatacttgaaaaaaaaaattacgacGAAACTAAAAACAAGTCCAACAATTATTCAAATGAAAACATTACACGAACGAAACTAAAAAGGGCATTGTCATCCATGTCTTGCGGCAATTTCGCGTTTCTTGAAAggattttgatttgttgaaaggattttttttggttttcttgagATCCATTGGTAAtgggtttattttttataaagaagaagtgttttttttttttataaaagtggaATTTTTGGATTTGAAGTTTGTGTTGTGTAATGTTGTTTAAAAATGGTGTtggatatatatagtgaaaagaaAGATGggtgagattaaaaaaaaaaaaaaaaaaggtaacaaCAACTAGCCGTTGGCTAGTCCACGTGGCACAGGCTGGTTGGTTGTTTGACTTATGGCGGGGCCCCCATGACTTTCTCTCTCTTCGGTGTTCTCACCCCAATCGGGTTCCCCTCTTCCCCATCCCGACCCGCCGGCGGCAGTGTTCCCACGCGGGGCCGGGGTTCACCGCGCCTCACCCCACATCCACTCCCACCGGTCTAAAAGGTATCATCATTGTCATGTGTTTGTGTTTGCGAAAGGACCAAAACAAGATAAGATTTGCCAATGACATCATTAATACGGAGaaagatttttcaaaatatcatattgATTTTTTCTTTGGTATAGACATAGATAAAAATATTGTGTGTAGGATAACTGGTGTAACTTTGTGAGTTTTGATTGTTATTATTGGTAGGTGTTAATAAaagttaacttttttaaaacaaaaaggaaagaaagaaaatagtaAAAAGAAAATGGGAAGATTGATAGTTTATTTCCATTatctatacttttttataaaaattatcacacctcttatttttagaaatagttacatacgtaattactaaattacctttaataaTCGCCCActatgaaaaaagtttttataaaataccaaatttgcccttaataaattaatttacaatctaaactttttttttaataactaatattttaagctcttatcttctaaaaattttcactatcacaattatatcagcctataccacttgacaccgccaccaccaccaatagtactaTCACTGACACCACTAGACTGTCTTCCCTACCATTGTCACCGCATTGTACGGGTATCATGCTCGTTGATTGAAATACTAATAATCCTAAATTCCTCTAtcattattggctcattgaggCTTCTAGCGAGTTAATGATCTTATTTATTTCTACAGATCACTCTCACATTCAATtaataagataaaaataaaaataatataactaattcATTTTGTTGCA includes the following:
- the LOC122589274 gene encoding uncharacterized protein LOC122589274, coding for MSNDELPVYIIPEFSSSLSSSLSSSSDGFEFLASVALAALEEDTAHTRRYIWRDRHSAHERLMSMYFVDESMFEDDVFHTRYRMSRRLFLKIVEDITASFPWFHFLANATGIRGFLAIQKCTCALRQLAYDNLADNYDEGLLFSTTMARECLDNFCIAIKHLYGEENLCSPTSHDVARLYEVHEARHHFLGMIGSIDCIHWTWRNFPHSLRGQYYRGDHERSTIILGAVASYDLWFWHAYFGVAGLNNDINVLKQSPLFIPEVNGKSPKYDFIVNGRRYNRGYYLGDGIYPHWSCFVKAYAYPVAR